The Podospora pseudopauciseta strain CBS 411.78 chromosome 2 map unlocalized CBS411.78m_2, whole genome shotgun sequence genome has a window encoding:
- a CDS encoding uncharacterized protein (EggNog:ENOG503P3ZT; COG:S) has product MHFSKIFSIFTFAAAASATTVSYDIGYDDPNRGLESVACSDGVNGLIWKYGWKKQGDVRNFPFIGGAQAVAGWNSPNCGTCWSATWNGNTIYVLAIDHTGSGLNLGLRGMDALTNGHGQELGRVDAVVAQVPISRCGL; this is encoded by the exons ATGCACTTCTCCAAGATCTTCAGCATCTTCACTTTTGCCGCCGCGGCGTCGGCAACTACAG TCTCTTACGACATCGGCTATGACGACCCCAACCGCGGCCTCGAGTCGGTCGCCTGCTCGGATGGCGTGAACGGTCTTATCTGGAAGTACGGCTGGAAGAAGCAGGGCGACGTTAGAAATTTCCCCTTTATTGGAGGCGCTCAGGCGGTGGCGGGCTGGAACTCTCCCAACTGCGGCACTTGCTGGTCGGCGACGTGGAACGGCAACACTATATATGTGCTGGCTATTGACCACACTGGCTCGGGCCTTAACTTGGGATTGCGCGGGATGGATGCTCTGACTAACGGCCATGGGCAGGAGCTGGGCCgtgttgatgctgttgttgctcaGGTGCCTATCAGTCGGTGCGGTCTCTAG
- the RBT7 gene encoding Ribonuclease T2 precursor (RNase T2) (COG:A; EggNog:ENOG503NV66), translating to MAPSLRDIVSQATSFISQLPLLGGGSDSFQPPSDVSFYDPLTSGPSCPIDGPVSCHNSTPIAEPNSCCFVYPGGKILLTQFWDQQVHAGGAEEDWTLHGLWPDLCDGTYDQFCNMTPQYHNITAVLEQHGQHELVQFMDRYWLASSGPNSRLWEHEFNKHGTCINTLAPACYGDSHKPGLEVVDYFQRAAALFRTLDTYHALQTAGIVPHPRKHYPLADVQAALEKYSGGKVVLRCGGRRDVLHEAWYVYFIRGSLQTGDFIPAQDRGGKEEDAGNCAPWIKYLPKRHPRGADL from the exons ATGGCGCCCTCTCTGCGCGACATCGTCTCACAAGCCACGAGCTTCATCTCCCAACTCCCactcctcggcggcggcagtgaTAGCTTCCAACCACCGAGCGATGTCTCCTTCTACGATCCCCTTACCAGCGGCCCATCATGTCCCATCGATGGCCCGGTGAGCTGCCACAACAGCACACCGATTGCAGAGCCCAACTCGTGTTGCTTTGTCTACCCCGGCGGCAAGATCCTCCTCACGCAGTTTTGGGATCAGCAAGTCCATGCTGGGGGCGCTGAGGAGGACTGGACTCTTCACGGGCTATG GCCCGACCTCTGCGATGGCACCTACGACCAGTTCTGCAACATGACTCCGCAGTACCACAACATCACTGCCGTTCTAGAGCAGCATGGTCAGCATGAACTCGTTCAGTTCATGGATCGGTATTGGCTGGCATCTTC GGGACCAAACTCCAGACTGTGGGAACACGAGTTCAACAAGCACGGCACATGCATCAACACTCTTGCCCCTGCGTGCTATGGCGACTCGCATAAACCGGGgctggaggtggttgatTACTTTCAGCGCGCTGCCGCCCTCTTTCGGACGCTAGATACCTACCACGCTCTTCAAACCGCCGGGATCGTCCCCCACCCGAGGAAGCACTACCCTCTTGCTGATGTCCAGGCCGCTCTGGAGAAGTACAGTGGCGGGAAAGTGGTGCTCCGCTGCGGTGGACGTCGCGATGTGCTCCACGAGGCCTGGTATGTCTACTTTATCAGAGGCAGCTTGCAGACCGGAGACTTCATTCCGGCTCAGGACCGCGGTggcaaggaggaagacgCTGGCAACTGTGCCCCCTGGATCAAGTACCTGCCCAAGAGGCACCCAAGAGGAGCGGACTTGTAA
- a CDS encoding uncharacterized protein (COG:I; EggNog:ENOG503P2AT) codes for MSIQRWLQALLFAFKIFLPSFHLHDHTASADKENHPPTNRPNPNERKPIVSPPSIPHSSPSLTQFMSHKMSPPFPDPLILPPLNPPHSFTLVLLHGRGNSPSSLLPFCSPLQQSFPSLKIILPTAPKSRATIYARSLITQWFDGWHLDSPASVLNPGQDEWRSIDGLQQTTSYLHDLLRQEIALVGGDSRKMFLGGLSQGCAASLMALLLWEGEPLGRCVGMCGWLPFVRTVQRATKDFASRKGDTEEDGFDPFGGNGEDDEDKPQDVEAAAVQALRESLELEGNSPITRPNSFDTPVFLAHGTEDDKVLIAHGKEAASTLSELSVNTSWNEYPGLGHWFYPEMITDITAFLKSQIPQHRR; via the exons ATGTCAATTCAAAGATGG CTTCAAGCTCTGTTGTTTGCATTCAAAATCTTCCTGCCTTCATTTCATCTTCACGATCATACCGCCTCTGCCGACAAAGAAAatcacccaccaaccaacagaCCAAACCCCAACGAACGAAAACCTATCgtctctcccccttccattCCCCATTCTTCCCCATCTCTCACCCAATTCATGTCCCACAAAAtgtctccccccttccccgaccctctcatcctcccccctctcaacccccctcacaGCTTCACactcgtcctcctccacggcagAGGCaattccccctcctccctcctccctttctgctcccccctccaacaatcGTTTCCTTCTCTcaaaatcatcctccccaccgccccAAAGTCCCGAGCAACAATCTACGCCCgctccctcatcacccaaTGGTTCGACGGCTGGCACCTCGACTCCCCCGCCTCGGTCCTCAACCCAGGCCAGGACGAGTGGAGGTCTATTGACGGACTTCAACAGACCACATCATATCTCCATGATCTACTCAGACAGGAAATTGCgctggtgggtggtgacTCGAGGAAGATGTTCCTCGGGGGGTTGAGTCAAGGGTGTGCAGCTTCGTTGATGGCTTTGCTGCTTTGGGAAGGGGAACCACTAGGCCGCTGCGTGGGAATGTGCGGATGGTTGCCTTTTGTTAGGACAGTTCAAAGGGCGACGAAAGACTTCGCTAGCAGAAAGGGTGACACCGAAGAAGATGGGTTTGACCCATTTGGAGGTaatggtgaggatgatgaggacaagCCGCAAGATGtcgaagctgctgctgtgcaGGCTTTGCGAGAAAGTCTGGAGCTGGAAGGCAACAGTCCTATCACTCGTCCAAATTCCTTTGATACACCTGTGTTTCTGGCTCATGGAACCGAAGATGACAAAGTCCTCATCGCTCATGGCAAAGAGGCAGCATCGACTCTCTCAGAACTGAGCGTCAACACCTCCTGGAACGAATACCCAGGTCTCGGCCACTGGTTCTATCCCGAAATGATCACAGACAtcaccgccttcctcaaGTCACAGATACCACAGCATCGACGATAA
- a CDS encoding uncharacterized protein (EggNog:ENOG503P6XE) codes for MELGKSRHAPWNRGKATPSTVHSSNYRSTSLTVNPAPTSSTTTTTIYLSDNNIITNPIYPTPQSRSHPPPSSHTPNPHKSTALRAALELSRYRKILRRLQWKSQFLDSGYQLATHRLSQDPQQVAERELMFKLDFFEYYMLIERAVVHLLAVFGVDIDRHTISESSRDVSPVKQSQGQRLGLSGSRWGRDGNNRSNHRYHANVLEALDKPHNPLHGILGQGEVRKQLGRAKDLRNRWKTAGEEIDDGGFLGQQQPREWQMTKKIAAPLETYDLSNMLRAISSGFGEAGRLAEEYVMSFESVVMSGGEGSGDMVMADENGEPMLDWGAAIRNEETQWDFMVDAMDWEAV; via the coding sequence ATGGAGCTAGGCAAATCCCGCCATGCACCTTGGAATAGAGGGAAAGCCACGCCGTCAACAGTACACTCCAGCAACTACCGGTCAACCTCGCTAACCGTCAATCCTGCGCCCACTTCATCCacaactaccaccaccatctaccTCTCtgacaacaacatcatcaccaaccccatatATCCCACCCCTCAGAGCcgctcccacccaccaccatcctcacatacccccaacccccacaaATCCACCGCTCTCAGAGCGGCCCTAGAACTCTCCCGTTACCGCAAGATCCTCCGTCGCCTTCAATGGAAGTCACAATTCCTCGACAGCGGCTACCAACTCGCCACCCACCGCCTCAGCCAGGACCCCCAGCAAGTAGCTGAACGAGAGCTCATGTTCAAACTGGACTTTTTCGAGTACTACATGCTCATAGAGCGAGCGGTAGTTCATCTCCTCGCCGTCTTTGGCGTAGACATTGACCGGCACACCATCTCCGAATCCAGCCGTGACGTTTCACCGGTGAAACAGAGTCAAGGCCAGAGACTCGGTCTTTCAGGTAGTCGCTGGGGCCGAGATGGTAACAACAGATCCAACCACAGATATCACGCCAACGTCCTCGAAGCCCTGGATAaaccccacaaccccctccatgGGATCCTTGGACAgggtgaggtgaggaagCAACTTGGGAGGGCGAAGGATCTTCGGAATAGGTGGAAGACAGCcggggaggagattgacGACGGGGGCTTCCTAGGTCAGCAACAGCCGAGGGAATGGCagatgacgaagaagatAGCGGCGCCGTTGGAGACGTATGATTTGTCTAATATGTTGAGGGCGATCTCGagtgggtttggggaggcggGGCGGTTGGCGGAGGAGTATGTCATGAGCTTTGagtcggtggtgatgagcggtggggagggaagcGGTGATATGGTCATGGCTGATGAGAATGGGGAGCCGATGCTGGATTGGGGGGCGGCGATTAGGAATGAGGAGACACAGTGGGATTTTATGGTGGATGCAATGGATTGGGAGGCGGTTTGA
- a CDS encoding uncharacterized protein (COG:C; COG:H; EggNog:ENOG503P4YD): protein MDDNAKVENPTTDCDVLIVGGGPVGMALALELVLHQVSFRIVDKLHAPSPTSRALIIQPRTLELFSRYGAAEELIPRGRILQGMALCLDGKPAGAIALNQFKASDTRFPLPLNISQAETERFLLESLSSHGVNIERSLTATSIVQDDKVITTKLQSHDGKVEAVRSKYVIGCDGARSVVRQAGEGMVWEGSSYPQSFLLCDVQIRNNLRRQDQGLLQISREGMFAIFPIRQDLFRIVVSGPAATFDQQGDTSSVPTLEHLQSLFDKFTPPGSGTLEDPVWISRFRLHLKGVNKYRDRRIFVAGDAAHISSPVGGKGMNTGIQDAINLGWKLAFVLQGQVQDPDAFLDTYHIERHPIGQELLSSTDRMFTFMTSTNRFFIPIRNFAVRYILPWLTPTDWWNRAFYKFLSMFGVTYRGVSPIVGTAAGFDGRIQGGDRLPDGKLWLTSRNTGIISTTVQALCVGSSHHLLLFSGEHSEEQTNALEYAKEKVLSAVSFRLDVHFIYRKAKDEPVIALNDYYIWPSELVEETLLKRFGFSEQSLPGYMFVRPDGYVAHIGPLSTLDEFLSFLRKHFVAPVEEAESVAEYHSTFEDDSSDELGLETQNDSTLGASEWTTDCASSTQLNWSTGHDSTSERHFTPLSFSSPSA, encoded by the exons ATGGACGACAACGCCAAGGTCGAGAATCCCACCACAGATTGCGATGTCCTCATCGTCGGTGGTGGTCCTGTTGGCATGGCATTGGCCTTGGAGTTGGTATTGCATCAGGTGTCTTTTCGAATC GTCGACAAACTAcacgctccctctcccacgaGTCGTGCTCTGATTATTCAACCTCGAACACTGGAACTATTCAGTCGCTATGGCGCTGCCGAGGAGCTCATCCCTCGTGGACGTATTCTCCAGGGCATGGCCCTTTGCCTTGACGGCAAACCAGCAGGTGCCATTGCGCTCAACCAGTTCAAGGCCAGCGACACCAGATTCCCGCTACCACTTAACATCTCTCAAGCCGAAACGGAACGTTTTCTCCTTGAGTCGCTGTCTTCTCATGGTGTCAATATTGAACGCTCCCTTACCGCCACCAGCATTGTCCAGGATGACAAAGTCATCACCACAAAATTGCAAAGTCACGATGGGAAAGTGGAAGCTGTCCGCTCCAAGTACGTCATTGGCTGTGATGGTGCGCGTTCTGTTGTTCGTCAAGCAGGTGAAGGCATGGTTTGGGAAGGGTCGAGCTACCCGCAATCCTTTCTCCTCTGCGACGTCCAAATCAGGAACAACCTCCGCCGGCAGGACCAAGGCTTATTGCAGATTTCCCGAGAGGGAATGTTTGCCATATTTCCTATTCGTCAAGACCTCTTCCGTATTGTGGTGTCAGGTCCGGCGGCCACGTTTGACCAACAGGGTGATACCAGTTCAGTGCCGACTCTCGAACATCTCCAGTCATTGTTCGACAAGTTCACCCCTCCAGGCTCAGGGACTTTGGAAGACCCAGTGTGGATCAGCAGGTTCCGACTACACCTCAAAGGTGTCAACAAATACCGCGACAGGAGAATCtttgttgctggtgatgcAGCTCATATCTCTTCCCCTGTCGGTGGAAAGGGCATGAACACCGGAATTCAGGATGCCATCAATCTGGGATGGAAACTAGCTTTTGTTTTACAGGGACAGGTTCAAGATCCAGACGCCTTCCTGGATACATACCACATCGAAAGACACCCTATTGGACAAGAGCTTTTGTCAAGTACGGATCGAATGTTCA CATTCATGACCAGCACCAACCGCTTTTTCATACCCATTCGCAACTTCGCAGTCAGGTACATTTTGCCATGGCTCACCCCCACAGATTGGTGGAATAGAGCGTTCTACAAATTTCTGTCCATGTTTGGTGTCACATATCGTGGAGTGAGCCCAATCGTTGGAACTGCCGCAGGTTTCGATGGTCGAATTCAGGGAGGGGACCGTCTGCCTGATGGAAAGCTCTGGCTGACATCGAGAAACACGGGAATTATTTCGACCACCGTACAGGCACTCTGCGTGGGCAGTTCCCACCATCTTTTGTTGTTCTCTGGAGAACATTCCGAAGAACAGACCAATGCGTTGGAGTATGCCAAAGAGAAGGTGTTGAGCGCGGTTTCTTTCAGGTTGGACGTGCACTTTATTTACCGAAAGGCTAAAGATGAACCTGTAATCGCCTTGAACGACTATTATATCTGGCCTTCagagttggtggaggagacacTCCTCAAACGATTCGGCTTCTCTGAGCAGTCTCTGCCTGGGTATATGTTCGTTCGGCCAGATGGATATGTGGCTCATATTGGCCCTCTCTCTACACTGGACGAAtttctctctttccttcGCAAGCATTTTGTTGCCcctgtggaggaggccgaaTCTGTTGCGGAGTATCATTCGACTTTTGAGGACGATTCGAGTGATGAGCTTGGCTTAGAGACTCAGAATGATTCGACCTTGGGAGCCTCGGAGTGGACTACTGATTGTGCCTCGTCTACTCAGCTTAACTGGAGCACTGGGCATGATTCGACTTCTGAGCGCCACTTCACACCCTTGTCgttttcttctccttcggcTTGA